From Fundulus heteroclitus isolate FHET01 chromosome 5, MU-UCD_Fhet_4.1, whole genome shotgun sequence, a single genomic window includes:
- the adra2a gene encoding alpha-2A adrenergic receptor, which produces MEDNNNTFQNYSSLAPYSLQIALPLSVLVGLMILLIVFGNVLVVIAVFTSRALKAPQNLFLVSLASADILVATLVMPFSLANELMGYWYFGKVWCEIYLALDVLFCSASIAHLCAISLDRYWSITQAIEYNLKRTPRRIKCIIVIVWVIAAVISFPPLIPIGKGNSEKFPECEINKEKWYVISSCIGSFFLPCIIMVLVYVRIYQIAKKRTRAPPGDRRPNAMLKPSTAPAANQKENGAGDAKDPLCHEKLNGEQAIELQEGVGGHGKAEEGKGEVNGVDLEESSSSDHNVNNPCSIRKKAHKGKSRLRQIKPGDANVQKQEANTKGSRWRGRQNREKRFTFVLAVVIGVFVVCWFPFFFTYMLMTLCGSCSVPPTLFKFFFWFGYCNSALNPLIYTVFNNDFRRSFKKILCKRDTRRYV; this is translated from the coding sequence ATGGAGGATAACAATAACACTTTCCAGAACTACTCCAGCTTAGCCCCTTACAGCCTACAGATAGCCCTGCCGCTCAGCGTGCTGGTAGGCCTCATGATCCTGCTCATAGTGTTCGGCAATGTCCTGGTGGTCATTGCTGTGTTTACAAGCCGGGCCTTGAAAGCCCCGCAGAACTTGTTCCTGGTGTCCCTGGCTTCGGCGGACATTCTGGTGGCCACCCTCGTCATGCCTTTTTCCCTGGCCAACGAGCTCATGGGATACTGGTACTTTGGCAAGGTGTGGTGTGAGATTTACCTTGCGCTGGACGTTCTCTTCTGCTCCGCCTCCATCGCCCATCTTTGTGCTATCAGCCTGGACCGCTACTGGTCCATTACACAGGCCATAGAGTACAACCTGAAGAGGACGCCACGGCGCATCAAGTGCATCATCGTCATTGTTTGGGTCATCGCTGCGGTTATCTCGTTTCCGCCCCTGATCCCCATCGGGAAGGGCAACAGTGAGAAATTCCCCGAGTGTGAGatcaacaaagaaaaatggTACGTCATCTCCTCCTGCATCGGCTCCTTCTTCCTGCCGTGCATCATCATGGTGCTGGTCTACGTGCGGATCTACCAAATTGCCAAAAAAAGGACACGTGCGCCCCCTGGCGACCGGAGGCCGAATGCTATGTTGAAGCCATCCACTGCTCCTGCTGCGAACCAGAAGGAGAATGGCGCCGGCGACGCCAAGGATCCCCTCTGTCACGAGAAGCTGAACGGTGAACAGGCTATAGAGCTGCAGGAGGGAGTCGGAGGACATGGGAAAGCAGAGGAGGGCAAAGGTGAGGTCAACGGCGTGGACCTCGAGGAGTCATCGTCCTCTGACCATAATGTGAACAACCCATGCTCCATTAGAAAGAAAGCACACAAGGGGAAATCCAGACTGAGGCAAATCAAACCAGGGGACGCCAACGTCCAAAAGCAAGAGGCAAACACCAAAGGCAGCCGCTGGAGAGGCCGTCAAAACCGCGAGAAACGGTTCACCTTCGTCCTGGCGGTGGTCATCGGCGTCTTTGTCGTTTGTTGGTTTCCGTTTTTCTTTACCTACATGCTGATGACTCTTTGTGGCTCCTGCTCCGTGCCTCCGACCCTGTTCaagttcttcttctggttcGGCTACTGCAACAGCGCCCTGAACCCTCTGATTTACACCGTTTTCAACAACGACTTCAGGAGGTCGTTCAAAAAGATACTGTGCAAGAGGGACACCAGGAGATACGTATGA